One window of the Glycocaulis alkaliphilus genome contains the following:
- a CDS encoding BLUF domain-containing protein, protein MSISRLVYVSTAHPDLMLSDIDAIVDTARARNEAEGVTGLLIYNGFNFMQLLEGPPESVEQVFASICKDTRHTGVVPVLSGEADARVFGGWTMAYARTASGHGEGPLALTTDALKAYLPEDLSPELHMLFVSFNTMSNFEITPPAGDDIQPAQ, encoded by the coding sequence ATGAGTATTTCACGCTTGGTGTATGTCAGCACGGCCCATCCGGACCTGATGCTGTCGGATATTGATGCCATTGTGGACACCGCACGTGCCCGCAACGAGGCAGAGGGCGTCACCGGCCTGTTGATCTATAACGGCTTCAATTTCATGCAATTGCTGGAAGGTCCGCCCGAGAGCGTGGAACAGGTATTTGCCTCCATCTGCAAGGACACCCGCCATACCGGCGTTGTGCCTGTCCTGTCCGGAGAGGCTGATGCACGGGTGTTTGGCGGCTGGACGATGGCCTATGCGCGCACGGCTTCAGGGCATGGTGAAGGCCCGCTCGCCCTGACAACGGATGCGCTCAAAGCCTATCTGCCAGAAGACCTGTCGCCCGAGCTGCATATGCTGTTTGTCAGCTTCAATACCATGTCCAATTTCGAGATAACGCCGCCCGCAGGCGACGACATCCAGCCCGCGCAATAG